In Xiphophorus maculatus strain JP 163 A chromosome 2, X_maculatus-5.0-male, whole genome shotgun sequence, one genomic interval encodes:
- the LOC111611794 gene encoding piggyBac transposable element-derived protein 3-like, with the protein MDAQRFYGRKEHDQAVRLIPSDSEDSELEESDSEEEWTPKSDDLPDDNESVDEEENEEDEVSQEAVPRLPRWRTPHSANITDYPEWQASLPKSDHINSPYKYFKMFFSEDILEVVLEQSNLYAIQCDTNKPLNLTKKELEQFMGTAVYMSLFGLPGTRMFWNKATRVSQVADTMALNRWEFIKKSLHFNNNEVRQRENIDPLHKIRPLVTHLTSKLQTIPMIEKLAVDEQMVPFKGRNRLKQYLPAKPKKWGYKIFILAGSDGVPHNFEIYTGRVVQPPELPDVGASGNVVLRLAQPIPRQQNYKVFFDNWFTSVPLILTLAHQGIHCTGTVRSNRLPGVNLMCDVELKRTGRGSFEQKIAMVGETTLHAVKWYDNRSVSLLSNYIGAHPVTDVDRWDGKQKKIIKVPCPAVVREYNKNMGGVDLLDSLIALYRNKIRSKKWYHRLMFHFIDMTIVTAWLLYKRDCSSTGMRKEEQMRLYTFKSYIAESLCKSGKNLER; encoded by the exons ATGGATGCACAAAGATTTTATGGGCGTAAGGAGCATGATCAAGCGGTTAGGCTCATTCCTTCTGACAGTGAGGACAGTGAGCTTGAGGAGAGTGACAGTGAGGAAGAGTGGACTCCAAAATCAG atGACCTGCCTGATGACAATGAGTCTGTGGatgaagaggaaaatgaagaGGATGAAGTATCACAGGAAGCTGTTCCACGCTTACCGCGTTGGAGAACACCCCACAGTGCCAATATCACTGATTACCCAGAATGGCAGGCCAGTCTTCCAAAATCAGATCATATCAATTCCCCCTACAAATacttcaagatgtttttttctgaagacaTTCTGGAAGTAGTTCTAGAGCAGTCAAATTTATATGCCATTCAGTGTGACACCAACAAGCCCCTTAACCTCACTAAAAAagaactggaacaatttatggGTACAGCAGTATACATGTCATTGTTTGGATTACCAGGCACCCGCATGTTTTGGAACAAAGCCACCCGAGTGTCCCAGGTAGCTGACACCATGGCACTAAACAGATGGGAGTTCATTAAAAAATCCCTGCACTTCAACAACAATGAAGTGAGACAACGAGAAAATATTGATCCACTCCACAAAATCCGACCACTGGTCACTCATCTTACCTCAAAGCTGCAGACAATACCAATGATTGAGAAGTTGGCTGTGGATGAGCAGATGGTCCCTTTCAAGGGAAGAAATAGACTCAAGCAATACCTGCCAGCTAAGCCAAAGAAATGGGGCTACAAGATATTCATCTTGGCTGGCTCTGATGGTGTCCCGCACAATTTTGAGATTTACACGGGGAGAGTTGTGCAACCACCTGAGCTGCCAGATGTAGGAGCAAGTGGCAATGTTGTCCTCCGCCTGGCCCAGCCAATACCCAGACAGCAGAACTACAAGGTGTTCTTTGACAACTGGTTCACGAGTGTCCCTCTCATTCTCACACTTGCTCACCAGGGAATTCACTGTACTGGTACTGTTCGTAGCAACAGACTACCAGGTGTCAACTTGATGTGTGATGTTGAGTTGAAGAGAACTGGGCGTGGATCTTTTGAACAGAAGATCGCCATGGTTGGAGAAACCACCTTGCATGCTGTGAAATGGTATGATAACCGTTCAGTCAGTCTTCTCAGCAATTACATTGGAGCGCACCCAGTCACCGACGTTGATAGGTGGGAtggcaagcaaaaaaaaatcatcaaagttCCCTGTCCTGCTGTGGTGAGAGAGTACAATAAGAATATGGGTGGAGTGGATCTTCTGGACTCCCTCATTGCACTGTACCGCAACAAAATCAGGTCGAAAAAGTGGTACCATCGGCTGATGTTCCACTTTATCGACATGACCATCGTGACTGCCTGGCTGCTCTACAAGAGAGACTGCAGCAGCACTGGGATGAGAAAAGAGGAACAGATGAGGCTTTATACATTCAAGTCATATATTGCAGAAAGCTTGTGCAAAAGTGGAAAGAATCTGGAGCGTTAG